The following proteins are co-located in the Citrobacter freundii ATCC 8090 = MTCC 1658 = NBRC 12681 genome:
- a CDS encoding LysR substrate-binding domain-containing protein translates to MANWAQKLKLQHLQTLIALGEQGNLTHVARMMNITQPALSKWLSQLEDEIGITLFERHSKGLRPSEGGKLLLQHAQRLLNDMERSQYEIARFKQGGLVGSLKIGCSPVATDCVSLAILGLLKELPTLNLNIEEKVMTPLLHDLLAGSVDVVVGRVGGRALQLPLNYQVLYTEPVCFVARPDHPLAKYPLLTWHDLANWRWIVWPTGTPIRISIDNALVDNGVMLPENIIESASINVSTNLLQSSDMISILSLRLAQRYAAQGQLAILNLPKIEQKGSVGVFWRNNETPTTALNRFLYYLAQA, encoded by the coding sequence ATGGCAAATTGGGCGCAGAAACTTAAGTTGCAACACCTGCAAACGCTTATCGCGCTGGGCGAACAGGGAAACCTGACTCACGTCGCACGGATGATGAATATCACCCAGCCAGCGTTGTCAAAATGGTTATCACAGCTCGAAGATGAGATTGGCATCACCCTCTTTGAACGTCACAGCAAAGGCTTGCGTCCTTCCGAAGGCGGCAAGCTGTTACTGCAGCATGCCCAACGCCTGCTCAATGATATGGAACGTTCGCAATATGAAATCGCCCGTTTTAAGCAAGGCGGCCTGGTGGGAAGTCTGAAGATTGGCTGCTCACCCGTAGCGACCGACTGCGTTTCACTGGCAATACTGGGTTTGCTCAAAGAGTTGCCAACCCTGAACCTTAATATCGAAGAGAAAGTGATGACCCCGCTGCTGCACGATCTGCTCGCGGGTTCGGTGGATGTCGTCGTCGGTCGCGTCGGTGGCCGGGCGCTTCAGTTGCCGCTCAATTACCAGGTGCTGTATACCGAGCCGGTCTGTTTCGTCGCCCGTCCCGATCATCCCTTGGCAAAATATCCCTTGCTCACCTGGCACGATCTGGCGAACTGGCGCTGGATTGTCTGGCCGACAGGAACCCCTATCCGGATAAGCATTGATAATGCGCTGGTTGATAACGGCGTCATGTTGCCGGAAAACATCATTGAATCGGCGTCGATCAACGTCAGTACCAACCTGCTGCAAAGTAGCGATATGATCTCTATTCTTTCTTTGCGTCTGGCACAACGGTATGCCGCCCAGGGACAGCTGGCTATTCTGAATCTGCCGAAGATTGAACAAAAAGGCAGCGTCGGCGTATTCTGGCGCAACAACGAAACACCTACTACCGCCCTGAATCGTTTTTTGTATTATCTGGCACAGGCTTAG
- a CDS encoding 3-hydroxybenzoate 6-monooxygenase, translated as MAKVTRAIIVGGGIGGAATALSLARQGIKVMLLEKAHEIGEIGAGIQLGPNAFSALDSLGVGEVARQRAVFTDHITMMDAVNAKEVVRIETGQAFRDHFGGPYAVIHRVDIHASVWEAALVHPNVEYRTSTNVVDIRQTENDVTVFDEHGNNWTADILVGCDGVKSVVRQSLIGDAPRVTGHVVYRAVIDCDDMPEDLRINAPVLWAGPHCHLVHYPLRGGKQYNLVVTFHSRQQEEWGVKDGSKEEVLSYFAGIHPRPRQMLDKPTSWRRWSTADREPVEKWGTDRITLVGDAAHPVAQYMAQGACMALEDAVTLGKALQQCDGDAADAFALYESVRIPRTARIVWSTREMGRVYHAAGVERQVRNLLWKDKSQAEFYRGMEWLYGWKEDNCLLPR; from the coding sequence ATGGCTAAAGTGACACGCGCAATTATCGTGGGTGGCGGGATTGGCGGCGCGGCGACCGCGCTATCGCTGGCCCGTCAGGGCATTAAAGTGATGTTGCTGGAGAAAGCGCACGAGATTGGTGAAATTGGCGCAGGTATTCAGCTCGGGCCGAATGCATTCTCTGCTCTGGACAGCCTTGGCGTGGGGGAAGTTGCCCGTCAACGCGCCGTTTTTACCGACCACATCACGATGATGGATGCGGTAAATGCGAAAGAGGTAGTACGGATTGAAACCGGGCAGGCGTTCCGCGATCACTTTGGCGGTCCTTATGCGGTTATCCATCGAGTTGATATTCACGCCAGCGTTTGGGAAGCGGCGCTGGTGCATCCTAACGTTGAGTATCGCACTTCAACTAATGTGGTTGATATTCGCCAGACAGAGAATGACGTGACGGTATTTGACGAGCACGGCAACAACTGGACGGCGGATATTCTGGTGGGCTGTGACGGTGTAAAATCGGTTGTTCGTCAGTCTCTGATTGGCGATGCTCCACGGGTTACCGGGCACGTGGTCTATCGCGCCGTGATTGATTGCGATGATATGCCGGAAGATTTGCGCATTAACGCGCCGGTATTGTGGGCCGGACCGCATTGTCATCTGGTGCACTATCCACTGCGCGGCGGCAAACAGTACAACCTGGTGGTGACCTTCCACAGTCGTCAGCAGGAGGAGTGGGGGGTGAAGGATGGTAGCAAAGAGGAAGTGCTCTCCTATTTTGCGGGTATTCATCCACGCCCCCGTCAGATGCTGGATAAACCGACGTCTTGGCGGCGCTGGTCAACCGCCGATCGTGAGCCGGTAGAGAAATGGGGAACCGACCGCATCACGCTGGTGGGAGATGCCGCGCACCCGGTGGCGCAATATATGGCGCAAGGAGCCTGTATGGCGCTGGAAGATGCTGTCACGCTAGGTAAAGCGTTACAGCAGTGTGACGGCGATGCGGCTGATGCCTTTGCGCTGTATGAGTCGGTGCGTATTCCGCGTACCGCACGCATCGTCTGGTCAACGCGAGAAATGGGACGCGTCTACCATGCCGCAGGTGTCGAGCGTCAGGTGCGTAATCTGTTGTGGAAAGACAAATCGCAGGCGGAATTTTATCGCGGTATGGAATGGTTATACGGCTGGAAAGAAGATAACTGCCTGCTGCCACGTTGA
- the mdtQ gene encoding multidrug resistance outer membrane protein MdtQ, whose product MNRNSVFITTALLPLFVLMAGCAPMHDDRQSLSQQTPAANVDTTLPAALKNGWPDSQWWRAYHDPQLNALIDSTLRNSPDMQVAEQRIQLAEAQAKAVEAQDGPEIDFSADVERQRMSAEGLMGPFAITDPAAGTTGPWYTNGTFGLTAGWNLDLWGKNRAEVTARIGAVKAREAEREQTRQLLASGVSRLYWEWQTQAALKTVLTQIESEQQNVITVDRQLYQNGLTSSVEGVETDIDSSKTEQQLNDVSGKMKVIEARLSALTNAQSTALKLHSTPLPAVESQLPSQLGYSLLARRPDLQAAHWYIESSLSSIDAAKAAFYPDVNLMAFLQQDALHLSDLFRHSAQQMGVTAGLTLPIFDSGRLNANLDITKAQSNLTVANYNKAVVDAVNDVARAASQVETLAQKNQHQQQIEHDAQRVVGLAQARFNAGIIAGSRVSKAKIPALREQCNGLLLQGQWLDASIQLTSALGGGYHAS is encoded by the coding sequence ATGAATCGTAATTCTGTATTTATCACCACGGCATTGTTGCCGCTTTTTGTTCTGATGGCAGGCTGTGCGCCTATGCATGATGACCGCCAGTCTCTGTCACAGCAGACCCCTGCTGCGAATGTCGATACCACATTGCCTGCCGCGTTAAAAAATGGCTGGCCGGACAGCCAGTGGTGGAGGGCATATCACGACCCACAACTTAATGCGTTGATTGACAGCACGTTGCGAAATTCTCCTGATATGCAGGTAGCGGAACAGCGCATTCAACTGGCGGAGGCGCAGGCTAAGGCCGTGGAAGCACAGGATGGCCCGGAGATCGACTTCTCCGCAGACGTTGAGCGTCAGAGAATGTCAGCTGAGGGGCTGATGGGACCGTTTGCCATTACCGATCCGGCCGCCGGAACAACAGGACCGTGGTACACCAACGGAACCTTTGGTTTAACTGCTGGCTGGAATCTGGATCTGTGGGGTAAAAATCGGGCTGAAGTGACGGCGCGCATTGGGGCCGTTAAGGCACGTGAGGCTGAGCGCGAGCAAACCCGGCAGCTGCTGGCGAGCGGTGTCTCCCGCCTTTACTGGGAATGGCAGACGCAGGCGGCGCTGAAAACCGTACTGACGCAAATCGAAAGCGAGCAGCAAAATGTGATAACCGTCGATCGTCAGCTGTATCAAAACGGTCTAACTTCTTCAGTGGAAGGCGTTGAAACTGATATTGATTCCAGCAAAACAGAGCAGCAGTTGAATGATGTCAGCGGTAAAATGAAGGTGATTGAAGCACGGCTGAGCGCGCTGACCAATGCCCAGTCCACTGCCCTGAAGCTCCATTCGACCCCACTGCCCGCGGTCGAAAGCCAGCTCCCGTCACAATTGGGTTACTCGCTACTGGCCCGCCGCCCGGATTTACAGGCGGCGCACTGGTACATTGAATCATCGCTGAGCAGCATTGATGCGGCGAAAGCGGCTTTTTATCCCGATGTGAATCTGATGGCATTTTTACAACAGGATGCGTTACATCTGAGTGACCTGTTCCGCCATTCCGCGCAGCAAATGGGCGTAACCGCCGGGCTGACACTGCCTATCTTTGACAGCGGCAGGCTGAACGCAAATCTCGATATTACGAAAGCGCAAAGCAACCTGACGGTGGCGAATTACAACAAAGCGGTGGTGGATGCGGTGAATGACGTGGCACGTGCTGCATCGCAGGTAGAAACATTAGCGCAGAAAAATCAGCATCAGCAGCAGATTGAACATGACGCTCAGCGCGTAGTGGGGCTGGCTCAGGCACGCTTTAATGCGGGTATTATTGCGGGCTCCAGGGTCAGCAAGGCAAAGATCCCGGCATTACGTGAGCAGTGCAACGGTCTGCTTTTGCAGGGCCAATGGCTGGATGCCTCAATTCAGTTGACCAGTGCGCTGGGCGGCGGTTATCACGCGTCCTGA
- a CDS encoding CidA/LrgA family protein → MSKALNVIWQYLRAFVLIYACLYAGIFLASLLPITIPGSIIGMLILFVLLALQVLPAKWVNPGCYVLIRYMALLFVPIGVGIMQYFDLLRAQFGPVVVSCTISTLVVFLVVSWSSHIVHGERKIVGQKGSKE, encoded by the coding sequence ATGAGCAAAGCACTGAACGTTATCTGGCAATATTTGCGCGCATTCGTCCTGATTTATGCCTGCCTCTACGCAGGTATTTTTCTTGCGTCGCTACTTCCTATCACCATTCCGGGCAGCATTATCGGCATGCTGATTCTGTTTGTCTTACTGGCTTTGCAGGTGTTACCGGCAAAATGGGTTAACCCTGGCTGCTACGTGCTGATTCGTTATATGGCCCTGCTGTTTGTCCCGATTGGCGTGGGGATCATGCAGTACTTTGACCTGCTCCGCGCACAATTTGGTCCGGTAGTGGTGTCCTGTACCATCAGTACGCTGGTCGTTTTCCTGGTGGTGAGCTGGAGCTCGCACATTGTGCACGGTGAACGCAAAATCGTTGGGCAAAAAGGGTCTAAAGAATGA
- a CDS encoding MFS transporter: protein MTHQRDLQALIDSAPVGKTQWRVIICCFLVVMLDGFDTAAIGFIAPDIRTHWQLTAGDLAPLFGAGLLGLTAGALLCGPLSDRFGRKRVIELCVALFGALSLISAFSPDLQTLVILRFLTGLGLGGAMPNTITMTSEYLPARRRGALVTMMFCGFTLGSAMGGIVSAQLVPVIGWHGILVLGGVLPLMLFVALLFALPESPRWQVRRQLPQNVIARTVSAITRERYDTTHFYLNEDTAIAKGSIRQLFVGRQLPITLMLWVVFFMSLLIIYLLSSWMPTLLNHRGIDLQHASWVTAAFQIGGTLGALALGMLMDKYNPFRVLAVSYALGAVCIVMIGLSENGLWLMALAIFGTGIGISGSQVGLNALTATLYPTQSRATGVSWSNAVGRCGAIVGSLSGGVMMAMNFSFDNLFFIISVPAAISAVILMLLTVVIRQSASASNTLPRAGVVNE, encoded by the coding sequence ATGACTCATCAACGTGATCTACAAGCACTGATCGATTCCGCTCCCGTCGGTAAGACCCAGTGGCGCGTTATCATTTGCTGTTTTCTGGTCGTCATGCTTGACGGATTTGATACCGCAGCTATTGGCTTTATCGCTCCCGACATTCGTACTCACTGGCAGCTGACTGCCGGCGATCTGGCGCCGTTGTTTGGCGCAGGCCTGTTGGGGCTAACCGCTGGCGCATTGCTCTGCGGCCCATTGTCTGACCGTTTTGGCCGTAAACGGGTGATTGAACTCTGCGTGGCGCTGTTCGGCGCCCTGAGCCTGATTTCGGCTTTTTCTCCCGATCTACAAACGCTGGTTATTTTGCGCTTTCTTACCGGGTTAGGTTTGGGCGGCGCGATGCCAAATACCATCACCATGACGTCAGAGTACCTGCCAGCGCGGCGGCGTGGCGCGCTGGTGACTATGATGTTTTGTGGATTTACCCTGGGGTCGGCGATGGGTGGAATTGTGAGCGCGCAACTGGTGCCGGTTATTGGCTGGCACGGCATTCTGGTGCTGGGAGGCGTTCTACCACTCATGCTGTTTGTGGCTCTGCTGTTTGCGCTACCGGAATCCCCGCGCTGGCAGGTTCGTCGCCAACTGCCGCAAAACGTGATTGCCAGAACCGTTAGCGCCATCACCCGGGAACGTTATGACACTACCCATTTTTATCTCAACGAGGACACAGCGATTGCTAAAGGAAGCATTCGCCAGCTGTTCGTCGGGCGACAGCTGCCCATTACCCTGATGCTATGGGTAGTGTTCTTTATGAGCTTGCTGATTATTTATCTGCTCTCCAGTTGGATGCCAACGCTGTTAAACCATCGTGGAATTGATCTGCAGCATGCCTCATGGGTAACTGCCGCCTTCCAGATTGGAGGAACGCTGGGGGCGCTGGCGCTGGGCATGCTGATGGATAAATACAATCCTTTCCGCGTGCTGGCCGTGAGTTATGCACTGGGCGCAGTGTGCATCGTCATGATTGGCCTGAGCGAGAACGGTCTGTGGTTGATGGCTCTGGCTATTTTTGGCACCGGCATTGGTATCAGCGGTTCTCAGGTTGGTCTAAATGCGTTAACCGCCACGCTATATCCGACACAAAGCCGGGCGACGGGCGTCAGCTGGTCTAATGCGGTGGGGCGCTGCGGCGCGATTGTCGGCTCGCTTTCTGGCGGCGTGATGATGGCGATGAATTTCTCATTCGATAACCTGTTTTTCATTATTTCCGTCCCGGCGGCCATCAGCGCGGTGATACTTATGCTGCTGACGGTTGTTATCCGCCAGTCGGCCTCTGCCTCAAATACTCTGCCTCGCGCAGGTGTTGTGAATGAATAA
- a CDS encoding fumarylacetoacetate hydrolase family protein — protein MTQYVFEPQAPVTVPVVGSDEQFPVRRVYCVGRNYAAHAREMGFDPDREPPFFFCKPADAVVPVAAGQILELPYPSQTDNYHYEIELVVAIGKKGSDIPLEKAHEYIWGYATGLDMTRRDRQMEMRQMGRPWEIGKAFDLSAPIAPLHKASESVDVNHAPIWLQVNGDDHQRSDIRHLIWSVNETISYLSGFFELQPGDLIYTGTPEGVGAVVKGDVITGNVDGLTPIAVKIV, from the coding sequence ATGACGCAATATGTATTCGAACCACAAGCGCCTGTTACCGTTCCGGTGGTTGGCAGCGATGAACAATTTCCCGTGCGCCGCGTTTACTGTGTGGGCCGTAACTATGCCGCTCATGCGCGTGAAATGGGCTTTGATCCGGATCGAGAACCCCCGTTCTTCTTCTGTAAACCTGCTGATGCAGTAGTCCCGGTGGCAGCTGGTCAGATCCTTGAACTGCCGTACCCATCGCAGACCGATAACTATCACTATGAGATAGAGCTGGTGGTGGCGATTGGTAAAAAGGGCAGCGATATTCCGCTGGAAAAAGCGCACGAATATATCTGGGGCTATGCCACCGGTCTGGATATGACCCGCCGTGACCGGCAGATGGAGATGCGTCAGATGGGGCGTCCGTGGGAAATCGGCAAAGCGTTTGATCTCTCCGCGCCCATCGCGCCGTTGCATAAAGCCAGCGAAAGTGTGGATGTTAACCATGCGCCAATCTGGTTGCAGGTCAACGGCGACGATCACCAGCGTAGCGATATTCGCCACCTCATCTGGTCTGTGAATGAAACCATCAGCTATCTGTCAGGCTTTTTCGAACTGCAGCCAGGCGATCTGATCTACACCGGTACACCCGAAGGCGTAGGGGCGGTAGTGAAAGGGGATGTGATCACCGGAAACGTAGACGGTTTAACCCCCATCGCCGTGAAGATTGTCTGA
- a CDS encoding class I SAM-dependent methyltransferase, which translates to MSQNIYDDPEFFAGYATLDRSVKGLDGAPEWPTIQAMLPSLQGKNILDLGCGYGWFCRYARDNQAASVVGLDISQKMLTQAHSMTQGNGIVYQREDLETLTLPPNSFDLVYSSLALHYLHDIERLFVTIYQSLTPGGMLVFSAEHPIYTAPLNQGWIKDKTGQLSWPINHYQQEGERISNWFAEGVKKQHRKLATWINALIGAGFDMVCVDEWGPSAQQIAENPALDEEKERPMVFLLSARKPA; encoded by the coding sequence ATGTCACAGAATATCTATGACGATCCTGAGTTCTTTGCCGGATATGCCACGCTGGATCGTTCAGTAAAGGGGCTCGACGGCGCGCCAGAATGGCCGACAATACAAGCGATGCTCCCCTCTCTTCAAGGAAAAAACATTCTTGATTTGGGCTGTGGATATGGCTGGTTTTGCCGCTACGCACGCGATAATCAGGCTGCCAGTGTAGTGGGACTGGATATTTCACAAAAAATGTTAACTCAGGCGCACAGTATGACGCAGGGTAATGGCATCGTTTATCAGCGTGAAGATCTCGAAACGCTTACCTTGCCCCCAAATTCCTTTGATCTGGTTTATAGCTCGCTTGCCCTGCACTATTTGCACGATATAGAACGATTATTCGTAACCATTTACCAGTCATTAACACCGGGAGGTATGTTGGTTTTCTCTGCTGAGCATCCAATTTATACCGCACCGCTTAACCAGGGCTGGATCAAAGATAAAACCGGGCAACTCTCCTGGCCGATTAATCATTATCAGCAGGAAGGTGAGCGCATCAGTAACTGGTTTGCTGAGGGCGTCAAAAAACAGCATCGTAAGCTGGCGACCTGGATTAATGCGCTGATTGGGGCCGGATTCGACATGGTTTGTGTCGATGAATGGGGACCTTCCGCGCAACAGATTGCTGAAAACCCAGCGTTAGATGAAGAAAAAGAGCGGCCGATGGTGTTTCTGCTCAGCGCACGTAAACCTGCATAA
- the dusC gene encoding tRNA dihydrouridine(16) synthase DusC: MRVLLAPMEGVLDSLVRELLTEVNDYDLCITEFVRVVDQLLPAKVFHRLCPELHNNSRTPSGTLVRIQLLGQYPQWLAENAARAVELGSYGVDLNCGCPSKLVNGSGGGATLLKDPELIYRGAKAMREAVPAHLPVTVKVRLGWDNSDRQFEIADAVQQAGASELAVHGRTKEQGYKAEYINWQAIGEIRQRLTIPVIANGEIWDWQSAQDCMAITGCDAVMIGRGALNIPNLSRVVKYNEPRMPWPDVVTLLQKYTRLEKQGDTGLYHVARIKQWLGYLRKEYSEATALFQEIRALNNSPDIARAIQAITL; this comes from the coding sequence ATGCGTGTTTTACTGGCGCCGATGGAAGGCGTGCTCGACTCACTGGTGCGCGAGCTGCTGACTGAAGTGAATGATTACGATCTGTGCATCACCGAGTTTGTGCGCGTGGTGGATCAGCTCCTGCCGGCAAAAGTATTTCATCGACTCTGCCCGGAACTGCATAACAACAGCCGGACGCCATCCGGCACGTTGGTTCGCATTCAGCTGTTAGGACAGTATCCGCAGTGGCTGGCGGAGAATGCCGCGCGCGCGGTAGAACTGGGATCGTACGGTGTCGATCTGAACTGTGGTTGTCCGTCGAAGCTGGTGAACGGCAGCGGCGGTGGCGCAACGTTACTGAAAGATCCTGAGCTTATCTACCGGGGCGCAAAAGCTATGCGCGAGGCGGTCCCGGCTCATCTCCCGGTGACGGTGAAAGTGCGTCTGGGCTGGGATAACAGCGATCGGCAGTTTGAAATTGCTGATGCCGTCCAGCAGGCTGGCGCCAGCGAGCTGGCGGTGCATGGCCGAACCAAGGAGCAGGGTTACAAGGCCGAATATATCAACTGGCAGGCGATCGGTGAGATTCGCCAGCGGCTTACCATTCCGGTTATCGCGAATGGCGAAATCTGGGACTGGCAAAGTGCTCAGGATTGCATGGCTATCACCGGCTGTGATGCGGTGATGATAGGACGTGGCGCATTAAATATTCCAAACCTGAGCCGCGTGGTGAAATACAACGAGCCGCGTATGCCGTGGCCTGATGTCGTGACGCTGTTGCAAAAATATACCCGTCTTGAAAAGCAGGGGGACACCGGGCTGTATCATGTAGCGCGGATTAAGCAGTGGTTAGGATATCTGCGAAAAGAATATTCAGAGGCAACCGCGCTGTTTCAGGAAATTCGTGCGTTAAACAATTCGCCGGATATCGCGCGTGCGATTCAGGCTATTACCCTTTGA
- the gtdA gene encoding gentisate 1,2-dioxygenase: MSELNQDVKNSRQQFYQHISGQNLTPLWESLHRLVPPTPNAHCAPAYWNYQEIRPLLLESGDLIGAKEAIRRVLVLENPMLRGQSSITPTLYAGLQLIMPGEVAPSHRHNQSALRFIVEGKGAFTAVDGERTQMHEGDFILTPQWRWHDHGNPGSEPVVWLDGLDLPLVNLLGCGFAEDYPEDQQPVTRQEGDYLPRYAANMLPLRHQKGNSSPIFNYRYDRSREALHDLTRMGDADEWDGYKMRYVNPVTGGYPMPSMGTFLQLLPQGFSSRMARTTDSTIYHVVEGSGQVTIGNETFNFSPKDIFVVPTWHGVSFQTHEDTVLFSFSDRPVQEALGLFREARY, encoded by the coding sequence ATGTCTGAACTGAATCAGGATGTTAAGAACAGCCGTCAGCAGTTTTACCAGCATATTTCCGGGCAGAATCTGACCCCTCTGTGGGAGTCGCTGCACCGCCTGGTGCCGCCAACACCGAACGCACATTGCGCGCCTGCGTACTGGAACTATCAGGAGATCCGCCCTCTGCTGTTAGAAAGTGGCGATCTGATTGGCGCGAAAGAGGCGATTCGCCGCGTGCTGGTGCTGGAAAACCCAATGTTGCGCGGACAGTCTTCAATCACTCCAACGCTGTACGCAGGATTGCAGTTAATTATGCCGGGCGAGGTTGCGCCGAGTCACCGCCACAACCAGTCTGCACTGCGCTTTATTGTCGAAGGGAAAGGGGCATTTACCGCCGTGGATGGCGAGCGCACCCAGATGCATGAAGGCGATTTTATTCTGACGCCGCAGTGGCGCTGGCACGATCACGGCAACCCGGGCAGTGAACCGGTGGTGTGGCTGGACGGTCTGGATTTGCCGCTGGTGAACCTGCTGGGCTGCGGCTTTGCGGAAGACTACCCGGAAGATCAGCAGCCGGTCACGCGCCAGGAAGGGGATTACTTACCGCGCTACGCGGCCAATATGTTGCCGCTGCGTCATCAGAAGGGTAACTCATCGCCGATTTTTAACTATCGCTACGATCGCAGCCGTGAAGCGCTACATGACCTGACCCGTATGGGCGACGCCGATGAGTGGGACGGTTACAAGATGCGTTACGTCAACCCGGTAACCGGCGGTTATCCCATGCCTTCGATGGGAACCTTCCTGCAACTGTTGCCGCAGGGCTTTTCCTCACGAATGGCGCGTACCACTGACAGCACTATCTATCACGTGGTGGAAGGAAGTGGGCAGGTCACCATCGGTAACGAGACCTTCAACTTTTCGCCAAAAGATATTTTTGTGGTGCCGACCTGGCACGGCGTGTCGTTCCAGACCCACGAAGATACCGTCTTATTCAGTTTTTCGGACAGACCGGTTCAGGAAGCGCTGGGGCTGTTCCGCGAAGCACGCTATTAA
- the maiA gene encoding maleylacetoacetate isomerase has product MKLYSFFNSSASYRVRIALALKGLDYQTVGVNIRIGQQNELAYRRMNPLGLVPTLVTDDGESLGQSLAITDWLDHHFPQSPLLPADFPTRSKVLEIVYAIACDIHPVNNMRVLRYLSEELKVSEEDKKRWYAHWIQQGLSAVEQMLRQSHSGTFCVGDAPTLADCCLIPQWANALRMGCDLSGYPRCQAVYDACTQLPAFIAAAPENQQDKIPA; this is encoded by the coding sequence ATGAAGCTGTACAGTTTCTTTAATAGCTCCGCGTCATATCGTGTACGCATTGCGCTGGCGCTGAAGGGGCTCGATTACCAAACGGTGGGCGTCAATATTCGCATTGGTCAGCAGAACGAACTGGCCTACCGGCGGATGAACCCGTTGGGGCTGGTGCCTACGCTGGTGACCGATGACGGAGAATCACTCGGGCAGTCTCTGGCGATAACCGACTGGCTGGATCATCACTTTCCGCAGTCGCCGCTGCTGCCTGCTGACTTCCCGACGCGCAGTAAGGTGCTGGAAATTGTTTATGCCATCGCCTGTGATATCCATCCCGTAAATAACATGCGGGTACTGCGCTACCTGAGCGAAGAGTTAAAAGTCAGTGAAGAAGATAAAAAACGCTGGTATGCGCACTGGATCCAGCAAGGGTTAAGCGCGGTGGAACAAATGCTGCGCCAGAGTCACTCGGGGACGTTTTGCGTGGGGGACGCACCGACGCTGGCGGATTGTTGTCTGATCCCGCAGTGGGCAAATGCGTTGCGGATGGGTTGCGATCTGAGCGGATATCCGCGCTGTCAGGCGGTATATGATGCCTGTACCCAGCTTCCGGCGTTTATCGCCGCCGCGCCCGAGAATCAACAAGACAAAATTCCAGCCTGA
- a CDS encoding CidB/LrgB family autolysis modulator, with the protein MMSYIWWSLPLTLAVFFGARKLAARFKMPLLNPLLVAMVVIIPILLLTGIPYDHYFKGSEVLNDLLQPAVVALAYPLYEQLHQIRARWKSIIAICFAGSVVAMVTGTTIALLMGASPQIAASIMPKSVTTPIAMAVGGSIGGIPAISAVCVIFVGILGAVFGHTLLNAMRIRTKAARGLAMGTASHALGTARCAELDYQEGAFSSLALVICGIITSLVAPFLFPIILAVVG; encoded by the coding sequence ATGATGTCGTATATCTGGTGGTCGTTACCTCTTACGCTGGCGGTATTTTTTGGCGCACGTAAGCTGGCTGCACGATTTAAAATGCCGCTATTGAACCCGCTGCTGGTTGCCATGGTGGTGATTATTCCCATTCTGCTGCTGACCGGCATTCCCTACGATCACTATTTCAAAGGCAGCGAAGTACTGAACGATTTACTGCAACCTGCCGTGGTCGCGCTGGCCTATCCGTTATACGAACAGTTGCACCAAATTCGCGCCCGCTGGAAATCAATCATTGCTATCTGTTTTGCCGGGAGCGTTGTGGCGATGGTAACAGGTACAACAATCGCTTTGTTGATGGGCGCATCACCGCAAATTGCCGCGTCTATCATGCCAAAATCGGTCACCACGCCTATCGCTATGGCCGTGGGAGGCAGTATTGGCGGCATTCCGGCTATCAGCGCCGTATGCGTTATTTTTGTCGGTATCCTCGGGGCAGTATTTGGTCATACGTTGCTTAATGCGATGCGCATTCGCACCAAGGCCGCTCGGGGGCTGGCAATGGGCACCGCGTCGCACGCCCTGGGTACCGCACGCTGTGCAGAACTGGACTACCAGGAAGGCGCGTTTAGTTCTCTGGCGCTGGTTATTTGCGGCATTATCACCTCGTTGGTTGCCCCATTCCTGTTCCCGATTATTCTGGCGGTGGTGGGTTAA